A single Paenibacillus sp. FSL R5-0517 DNA region contains:
- a CDS encoding glycosyltransferase — MSPRVSIVIPFYNCPYVPQAIQSALNQTYSDVEIVVVNDGSTRHAELLQPYLPYINVLGKSNGGTASALNHGIRHASGDYVAWLSSDDILYPDKIRYQLEFMQRENVLVSYTNFHYINEHSAVTKMHGGPEPMSDLDLLRRFVNGNPVNGCTVMIRKDLFSGVGLFDELLPYTHDLDLWMRIVLNGHRFPYLNEPLTAYRWHGGMGSVRHADVIGREASMVWSRYREPLLQRIAALGD, encoded by the coding sequence TTGAGTCCGAGAGTATCCATTGTCATTCCATTCTACAACTGCCCTTATGTGCCTCAGGCGATTCAAAGTGCGCTGAACCAGACATATTCGGATGTGGAGATCGTTGTTGTGAATGACGGTTCCACCCGGCATGCAGAGCTGCTTCAGCCTTATCTTCCTTATATTAATGTGCTTGGCAAAAGCAATGGCGGGACGGCCTCGGCACTTAATCATGGGATTCGTCATGCCTCTGGTGATTATGTAGCCTGGCTTAGTTCGGACGATATTCTGTATCCAGATAAAATCCGGTATCAGCTCGAGTTTATGCAGCGCGAGAATGTGCTCGTCTCGTACACGAATTTTCACTATATCAACGAGCATTCAGCCGTTACCAAAATGCATGGTGGGCCAGAACCGATGTCCGATCTGGACTTACTGCGGCGGTTTGTCAACGGCAATCCGGTCAATGGCTGCACGGTCATGATTCGTAAGGATCTGTTCAGCGGAGTAGGGCTGTTCGATGAGCTTCTGCCTTACACGCATGATCTGGATCTCTGGATGCGGATTGTACTGAACGGTCATCGGTTCCCATACCTGAACGAACCGCTTACGGCCTATCGGTGGCATGGGGGAATGGGATCAGTTCGTCATGCGGATGTCATCGGCAGAGAGGCATCCATGGTATGGTCGAGATATCGCGAACCGTTGTTGCAGCGCATAGCGGCGCTTGGGGATTAG